Proteins encoded in a region of the Neoarius graeffei isolate fNeoGra1 chromosome 3, fNeoGra1.pri, whole genome shotgun sequence genome:
- the LOC132882592 gene encoding uncharacterized protein LOC132882592: MDIGERKACSEHVETEHIETGCPPSTLMNVGQRNCSCKYSFIKEVHHEEGLLCAAGDETVTLQEVEGTTITLHTGITGIQSDAQILWLYGPEKAEEKILISQVFKGETVTEISERFKERLQLDRISGALTIRNISRNLSGVYLLHVLTGRLSSRTFSVSVYECSHISRASCVFSCPNRNDHHLADQPPRVTQSSGVNREERQEPRQADRSYSLLPALISTGVFLLLISIPVWVWLKRKHKKFLKKLWELTYTEVEFTARSAERVKKEEDSRITDDDQEQKSFVLYSVMKRLS; this comes from the exons ATGGACATTGGTGAGAGGAAAGCATGTAGTGAGCATGTAGAGACTGAACACATTGAGACAGGATGTCCGCCCAGCACTCTGATGAATGTGGGACA AAGAAACTGTAGCTGTAAATATAGTTTTATCAAAGAAGTTCATCATGAAGAAG GTTTACTGTGTGCAGCTGGAGACGAGACAGTCACACTGCAGGAAGTGGAAGGAACCACTATAACTCTCCATACTGGGATAACTGGAATTCAGAGTGATGCTCAGATTCTGTGGCTTTATGGACCTGAGAAAGCAGAGGAAAAGATATTGATCAGTCAGGTGTTTAAAGGAGAAACTGTGACAGAAATCAGTGAGAGATTTAAAGAGCGACTGCAGCTGGACAGAATCAGTGGAGCTTTAACCATCAGGAACATCAGCAGAAACCTTTCTGGAGTTTATTTATTACACGTTCTTACTGGACGTCTCTCATCCAGGACTTTCAGTGTCAGTGTTTATG aatgttcacacatttcccgtgcAAGTTGCGTTTTCTCTTGCCCCAACCGGAACGATCACCATCTCGCAGATCAGccccctcgtgtcacccagagctctggggtgaatcgcgaagaaagacaggaacctc GACAAGCTGATCGTTCCTATTCACTGCTCCCTGCCCTGATATCTACTGGAGTTTTCCTGTTATTAATATCCATCCCTGTGTGGGTTTGGCTAAAGAGAAAAcacaagaag TTTCTGAAAAAACTTTGGGAACTGACTTACACTGAGGTGGAATTTACAGCTCGCAGTGCAGAGAGAGTTAAAAAG GAAGAAGATTCGAGAATAACGGATGATGATCAAGAGCAGAAATCCTTCGTGCTGTATTCAGTGATGAAGAGACTCTCATAA